In one Arachis duranensis cultivar V14167 chromosome 9, aradu.V14167.gnm2.J7QH, whole genome shotgun sequence genomic region, the following are encoded:
- the LOC107466167 gene encoding probable aspartic proteinase GIP2, with the protein MISSIRIILSLGSFLLLFISSTAAKTSFRPKALVLPVTKDISSSTPQYVTQIKQRTPLVTVNLTVDLGGGYVWVNCQHGYVSSTSKSVACGSAQCSLFGSSSCSGDKVKLCGGFPSNTVTGVSTSGDVRSDVVSVESTDGNSAGRAVTVPKFLFICGSDVVQKGLPKGVTGMAGFGRTKVSLPSQFSSAFSFSRKFAICLSSGTINSEGVIILGDAPYNFGYLNSDLSKALNFTPLITNPVSTAPVSSLGEPSYEYFIGVKSIVISDKEVPLNKSLLSINKNGVGGTKISTVNPYGILETSIYKAVSKAFVKAVGVKTVSPVSPFGTCFTQHEIGSTQMGPAVPDIKLVLQNGVVWDIIGANSMVQFSNIDVICLGFVDGGSKPKSSQVGFIPMTGDQPTTSITIGGLQLENNLIQVDLARSRLGFRSIFSDHSNCANFNFTSSV; encoded by the exons ATGATTTCCTCAATTAGAATAATCCTCTCTCTTGGTTCCTTTCTTCTATTATTCATCTCTTCCACCGCAGCAAAAACCTCATTCAGACCAAAAGCACTTGTTCTACCGGTAACCAAAGACATATCTTCGTCCACACCCCAATATGTAACCCAAATCAAGCAAAGAACACCACTCGTGACGGTGAACCTAACCGTGGATCTCGGCGGCGGATATGTTTGGGTGAACTGCCAGCATGGCTATGTGTCATCAACATCGAAATCAGTGGCTTGTGGATCTGCTCAGTGCTCACTCTTTGGCTCATCATCATGCAGTGGTGACAAAGTCAAATTGTGTGGTGGATTTCCAAGCAACACTGTCACTGGTGTTTCAACATCTGGTGATGTTCGCTCGGATGTTGTTAGTGTTGAATCCACCGATGGAAACTCTGCAGGAAGAGCTGTTACTGTTCCAAAATTTCTCTTCATTTGTGGATCAGATGTTGTCCAAAAAGGCCTTCCTAAGGGTGTAACAG GTATGGCTGGTTTTGGTAGGACCAAAGTGTCACTCCCTTCACAATTTTCATCTGCCTTCAGCTTCTCAAGAAAATTTGCAATTTGCTTGAGCTCCGGCACCATAAACTCAGAGGGTGTAATCATCTTGGGTGATGCACCATACAACTTTGGTTACTTGAACAGTGATCTTTCTAAAGCCCTCAATTTCACCCCACTAATCACAAACCCAGTAAGCACTGCTCCAGTCTCATCCCTCGGGGAACCCTCGTACGAATACTTCATTGGTGTGAAATCAATTGTAATTTCCGACAAGGAAGTGCCATTGAACAAATCCCTCTTGTCCATAAACAAAAACGGTGTCGGTGGAACAAAGATTAGTACTGTGAATCCGTACGGCATTCTAGAGACATCTATCTACAAGGCTGTTTCTAAGGCCTTTGTGAAAGCTGTTGGGGTCAAAACAGTTTCACCTGTGAGCCCATTTGGGACATGTTTTACACAACATGAAATTGGGTCCACTCAAATGGGCCCAGCTGTGCCAGATATTAAGTTGGTGTTGCAGAATGGTGTTGTGTGGGATATTATTGGGGCAAACTCAATGGTTCAGTTTAGTAATATTGATGTGATTTGCTTGGGCTTTGTGGATGGTGGGTCAAAGCCCAAATCTTCTCAAGTTGGATTTATTCCTATGACTGGTGACCAGCCAACAACTTCAATCACAATTGGGGGCCTTCAATTGGAGAACAACTTGATACAGGTTGATTTGGCAAGGTCAAGACTTGGGTTCagatccatcttctctgatcaTAGCAACTGTGCCAACTTTAACTTTACCTCTTCTGTTTAA